One window of Penaeus chinensis breed Huanghai No. 1 chromosome 1, ASM1920278v2, whole genome shotgun sequence genomic DNA carries:
- the LOC125026581 gene encoding uncharacterized protein LOC125026581: MGLFNLPILGNSLLFPTILTSLIVGFMFLILSERKRVKGGSESRGDARTSAKGTTEGASEAREAVEEDVGAGGEAAGGRGEGEGAKGESSCCSSGSEEDLGEKKKPKKKKHSCEGAKACSSKKTVSEVLLWTDEGEQSEGCVEEFTSSFVTGGLGCSTCLLLDESRQSLSFLEGGPTSLNLFMLTSTETCDELINTLLQHTRKDDGEKANFIYSIVCLAESSSDQLLTAARRLNDELAEQGGTEWLPPACISSSDQEPEAQEVLSPPKYTTQVLNKVKKISKKCCGTSCGTKKSVDIEDLAASLLPAITPVKT; encoded by the exons ATGGGCCTCTTCAACCTGCCCATCCTCGGGAATTCCCTCCTGTTCCCCACCATCCTCACTTCCCTCATCGTGGGCTTCATGTTCCTCATCTTGTCGGAGAGGAAGCGAGTGAAGGGCGGGTCGGAGTCCCGGGGCGATGCGAGGACGTCGGCGAAGGGGACGACGGAGGGGGCGTCCGAAGCGCGGGAGGCTGTGGAGGAGGATGTAGGTGCTGGCGGGGAGGCTGCAGGAGGACGGGGCGAGGGCGAAGGGGCCAAGGGGGAGAGTAGTTGCTGCTCCTCGGGGAGCGAAGAGGACCTCGGGGAGAAGAAgaagccaaagaagaagaagcattcgTGCGAAGGGGCGAAGGCGTGCTCGTCCAAGAAGACCGTGTCGGAGGTGCTGCTGTGGACCGACGAGGGCGAGCAGAGCGAG ggTTGTGTTGAGGAATTCACAAGCAGCTTTGTAACAGGAGGCCTCGGCTGCTCAACCTGCTTGTTGTTGGATGAATCTCGACAAAGTCTTTCATTCTTAGAAGGT GGACCCACTTCATTGAACCTATTTATGCTCACGTCCACGGAAACTTGCGACGAACTTATAAACACATTACTTCAGCACACGAGAAAGGATGACGGAGAGAAAGCCAACTTCATCTACAGTATTGTTTGCTTGGCAGAATCAAGCTCTGACCAGCTGCTCACG GCTGCTCGGAGATTAAATGACGAACTGGCCGAGCAAGGTGGAACAGAGTGGCTGCCTCCCGCTTGCATCTCCAGCAGTGACCAGGAACCCGAGGCCCAGGAAGTGCTCTCCCCTCCAAAATACACCACGCAAGTCTTAAATAAAGTGAAGAAGAT TTCAAAGAAGTGTTGTGGTACCTCTTGTGGCACCAAGAAATCCGTCGATATAGAAGATCTGGCAGCCTCTCTCTTACCGGCCATTACCCCTGTGAAAACATAA
- the LOC125026222 gene encoding transmembrane and ubiquitin-like domain-containing protein 1 isoform X1, whose translation MLSYDGIQDVFTAILVIIIVSVIVALAWLSTNVREQPLVATAVVVFQSERTGENPTESSNDPSQRETQGSSAREGEASAVGLANIVKESESSSVNGEPGMEVPDRTDGNSSKGRNDMPEMESTEVQNEIKPTPTSSMEADNEPATTSTVSCTESADIERQVSETKSPESDVTGQLGSSSTPSQVNQDEPKDSAPEMEVRKRRLQQFMSMGENSTNKGSENHSESPSPLKCDEASYLHTANGKGTGHKDDTVLKDSFCNSRIVVENCTSSDKSEQSSALDSEGEEDARPPGSIRIRLKFLDETQRFVFAQLTEQVGTFKRQHFSIEMDANRRIRLIFNGQLLSQDNSTLAQYGLFDNCVVHCHVSQPQQASRNANQNESVAHEEEDAYMSGLLAPLLYFVMGVMWYLRYEYGHLFNTMSTVILLFLTALLLFSTYLLYITQNVPESRSTTQVSAHSETETQSAL comes from the exons ATGCTAAGTTATGATGGAATCCAAGATGTCTTTACTGCCATACTTGTGATCATCATAGTGTCAGTCATTGTTGCACTGGCATGGTTATCAACAAATGTCAGAGAACAGCCCTTGGTTGCAACAGCGGTTGTGGTGTTCCAGAGTGAGCGGACTGGTGAGAATCCTACTGAAAGTTCAAATGACCCGAGTCAGAGAGAAACACAAGGGAGCAGTGCTCGAGAGGGTGAGGCAAGTGCTGTGGGCTTAGCCAACATTGTAAAAGAAAGTGAGAGCTCCAGTGTTAATGGGGAACCAGGTATGGAAGTACCAGATAGAACTGACGGGAACTCTAGCAAGGGCAGAAATGACATGCCAGAGATGGAAAGCACAGAAGTGCAGAATGAAATCAAACCGACTCCTACTTCTAGTATGGAAGCCGATAACGAACCTGCAACCACCTCTACAGTGTCCTGCACAGAGTCTGCAGATATAGAGCGTCAAGTTAGTGAAACAAAATCCCCTGAAAGTGATGTCACAGGTCAGCTTGGTTCTTCAAGCACTCCGTCCCAAGTAAACCAAGATGAACCGAAGGATTCTGCACCCGAAATGGAGGTTCGAAAGCGTAGGTTGCAGCAGTTTATGTCCATGGGAGAAAATTCTACAAATAAAGGTTCTGAAAATCACAGTGAGTCACCCAGCCCGCTGAAGTGTGATGAGGCCTCTTACCTGCACACTGCCAATGGCAAAGGCACTGGCCATAAAGACGACACTGTTTTAAAAGACTCATTTTGTAATAGTAGAATCGTAGTAGAAAATTGTACGTCATCAGACAAATCAGAACAGAGTTCAGCATTGGACtctgaaggggaagaagatgcaCGACCCCCAGGAAGTATAAGGATACGCTTGAAATTCCTCGATGAGACTCAGAGATTTGTTTTTGCACAGCTGACAGAACAAGTTGGGACCTTTAAAAG ACAACACTTCTCCATAGAAATGGATGCGAATCGCCGCATCCGCCTGATTTTTAATGGACAGCTGTTGAGCCAGGATAACTCGACGCTAGCACAGTATGGCTTGTTTGACAACTGTGTAGTTCACTGCCATGTATCTCAGCCGCAACAAGCAAGTAGGAACGCTAACCAGAATGAGTCAGTAGCCCACGAAGAGGAGGATGCGTATATGTCTGGTCTCTTG GCTCCACTCCTATACTTTGTGATGGGGGTGATGTGGTACCTTCGCTACGAATATGGGCACCTTTTTAACACCATGTCAACAGTCATTCTCCTATTTCTCACAGCCCTCCTCCTGTTTTCGACTTACCTTCTATACATAACTCAAAATGTGCCTGAAAGTAGGAGCACAACCCAGGTATCAGCACATTCTGAAACTGAGACACAAAGTGCATTATAG
- the LOC125026222 gene encoding transmembrane and ubiquitin-like domain-containing protein 1 isoform X2: MLSYDGIQDVFTAILVIIIVSVIVALAWLSTNVREQPLVATAVVVFQSERTGENPTESSNDPSQRETQGSSAREGEASAVGLANIVKESESSSVNGEPGMEVPDRTDGNSSKGRNDMPEMESTEVQNEIKPTPTSSMEADNEPATTSTVSCTESADIERQVSETKSPESDVTGQLGSSSTPSQVNQDEPKDSAPEMEVRKRRLQQFMSMGENSTNKGSENHSESPSPLKCDEASYLHTANGKGTGHKDDTVLKDSFCNSRIVVENCTSSDKSEQSSALDSEGEEDARPPGSIRIRLKFLDETQRFVFAQLTEQVGTFKRQHFSIEMDANRRIRLIFNGQLLSQDNSTLAQYGLFDNCVVHCHVSQPQQASRNANQNESVAHEEEDAYMSGLLAPLLYFVMGVMWYLRYEYGHLFNTMSTVILLFLTALLLFSTYLLYITQNVPESRSTTQRIIEIQH, translated from the exons ATGCTAAGTTATGATGGAATCCAAGATGTCTTTACTGCCATACTTGTGATCATCATAGTGTCAGTCATTGTTGCACTGGCATGGTTATCAACAAATGTCAGAGAACAGCCCTTGGTTGCAACAGCGGTTGTGGTGTTCCAGAGTGAGCGGACTGGTGAGAATCCTACTGAAAGTTCAAATGACCCGAGTCAGAGAGAAACACAAGGGAGCAGTGCTCGAGAGGGTGAGGCAAGTGCTGTGGGCTTAGCCAACATTGTAAAAGAAAGTGAGAGCTCCAGTGTTAATGGGGAACCAGGTATGGAAGTACCAGATAGAACTGACGGGAACTCTAGCAAGGGCAGAAATGACATGCCAGAGATGGAAAGCACAGAAGTGCAGAATGAAATCAAACCGACTCCTACTTCTAGTATGGAAGCCGATAACGAACCTGCAACCACCTCTACAGTGTCCTGCACAGAGTCTGCAGATATAGAGCGTCAAGTTAGTGAAACAAAATCCCCTGAAAGTGATGTCACAGGTCAGCTTGGTTCTTCAAGCACTCCGTCCCAAGTAAACCAAGATGAACCGAAGGATTCTGCACCCGAAATGGAGGTTCGAAAGCGTAGGTTGCAGCAGTTTATGTCCATGGGAGAAAATTCTACAAATAAAGGTTCTGAAAATCACAGTGAGTCACCCAGCCCGCTGAAGTGTGATGAGGCCTCTTACCTGCACACTGCCAATGGCAAAGGCACTGGCCATAAAGACGACACTGTTTTAAAAGACTCATTTTGTAATAGTAGAATCGTAGTAGAAAATTGTACGTCATCAGACAAATCAGAACAGAGTTCAGCATTGGACtctgaaggggaagaagatgcaCGACCCCCAGGAAGTATAAGGATACGCTTGAAATTCCTCGATGAGACTCAGAGATTTGTTTTTGCACAGCTGACAGAACAAGTTGGGACCTTTAAAAG ACAACACTTCTCCATAGAAATGGATGCGAATCGCCGCATCCGCCTGATTTTTAATGGACAGCTGTTGAGCCAGGATAACTCGACGCTAGCACAGTATGGCTTGTTTGACAACTGTGTAGTTCACTGCCATGTATCTCAGCCGCAACAAGCAAGTAGGAACGCTAACCAGAATGAGTCAGTAGCCCACGAAGAGGAGGATGCGTATATGTCTGGTCTCTTG GCTCCACTCCTATACTTTGTGATGGGGGTGATGTGGTACCTTCGCTACGAATATGGGCACCTTTTTAACACCATGTCAACAGTCATTCTCCTATTTCTCACAGCCCTCCTCCTGTTTTCGACTTACCTTCTATACATAACTCAAAATGTGCCTGAAAGTAGGAGCACAACCCAG AGGATAATTGAGATTCAGCATTAA